One Tamlana carrageenivorans genomic region harbors:
- a CDS encoding M28 family peptidase: MKRLLTLSFFCILQLGFSQTSEKIYKIIDAVSEERIEKDIQTLVNFGTRNTFSDTISNTRGIGAARRWIKSEFENISESCHNCLDVFYQKDFVTKKGNSRVPHDAWVVNVLAIQKGTKYPNRYIIMSGDIDSRASDTMNFTTDAPGANDNASGMAGTIEAARVLSEYKFENSIVYVGLSGEEQGLFGGAGLAQYAKNKHWEIIGVLNNDMIGNIKGIDGVIDNRTFRIFSEPVPPTETERQRTLRRFYGGEVDGISRQLARYIYKTTRTYMPEMNPMMVYRLDRFGRGGHHRPFNDLGYAGIRIMEAHENYTQQHQDIREENGIKYGDIIEHVNFGYAKKLTAVNAITMASLAAAPPAPKNVAIGGIVEASVKLKWDKIKEAKGYKIYWRDTTSPTWDYSRYVGDVSEFMLQGIVIDNFYFGVASVGEQGFESVVTFPNSIIKN; encoded by the coding sequence ATGAAACGACTCCTTACCCTGAGCTTCTTTTGTATTTTACAACTTGGTTTTTCTCAAACTTCCGAAAAAATATATAAAATAATTGATGCGGTTTCTGAAGAACGTATTGAAAAAGACATTCAAACACTAGTTAATTTTGGCACGAGAAATACCTTTAGCGATACCATTTCTAATACCAGAGGAATTGGTGCCGCAAGACGTTGGATTAAATCTGAATTTGAAAATATTTCGGAGTCATGTCATAATTGTCTAGATGTTTTTTATCAAAAAGATTTTGTGACTAAAAAAGGGAATAGCCGCGTACCACATGATGCTTGGGTTGTTAATGTTTTGGCGATACAAAAAGGCACAAAATATCCTAACCGCTACATTATAATGAGTGGCGATATCGACTCGAGAGCTAGCGACACTATGAATTTCACTACTGATGCGCCTGGTGCAAACGATAATGCTTCTGGAATGGCCGGAACTATTGAAGCTGCCAGAGTTTTAAGTGAATATAAGTTTGAAAATAGTATAGTTTATGTCGGGTTATCTGGTGAAGAACAAGGTTTATTTGGTGGTGCAGGTTTAGCGCAATATGCAAAAAATAAGCATTGGGAAATTATTGGTGTTTTAAATAACGACATGATTGGAAATATTAAAGGAATTGATGGCGTTATAGACAACAGAACCTTTAGAATATTTTCTGAACCCGTCCCGCCAACCGAAACAGAGCGCCAAAGAACGTTACGAAGATTTTATGGCGGCGAAGTAGATGGTATTTCACGCCAACTAGCACGATACATCTATAAAACAACAAGAACCTACATGCCTGAAATGAACCCAATGATGGTTTACAGGCTCGATCGTTTTGGTCGTGGTGGACATCATCGTCCGTTTAACGATTTAGGTTATGCGGGCATAAGAATTATGGAAGCTCATGAAAACTATACCCAACAACATCAAGATATTAGAGAAGAAAACGGTATTAAATATGGCGATATAATTGAACATGTTAATTTTGGTTATGCAAAAAAACTTACTGCGGTAAATGCTATTACTATGGCGAGCTTAGCTGCTGCCCCTCCTGCTCCTAAAAATGTAGCCATTGGCGGTATTGTTGAAGCCTCGGTTAAATTAAAGTGGGATAAAATTAAAGAAGCCAAAGGCTATAAAATATATTGGCGCGATACCACCTCGCCTACTTGGGATTATAGTCGTTATGTGGGTGATGTTTCTGAATTTATGCTTCAAGGTATCGTTATCGATAATTTCTATTTTGGGGTGGCTTCCGTTGGAGAACAAGGTTTTGAAAGTGTTGTTACATTTCCTAACAGCATTATTAAAAACTAA
- a CDS encoding M1 family metallopeptidase, whose protein sequence is MKNRLFLIYIFSLLAFFSAKAQSLFSDNVTFTRQDSLRGSITPERAWWDLTYYHLDIKVNPGTKFISGKNTIQYKVLKTNQIIQIDLQAPLKITEVLQNGKKLQVKKDGNAHFISLKKEQKTGSIESIEVHYKGHPKEAVNAPWDGGFSWKKDKNGNDFVATSCQGLGASVWWPCKDHMYDEVDSMLISVNVPKNLMDVSNGRLRKVEQHGSSKTYTWFVNNPINNYGVNVNMGDYAHFSEVYNGLKGQLDMDYYVLKDNLEKAKVHFKDAPKMMKAFEHWFGPYPFYEDGYKLVEVPYLGMEHQSSVTYGNHYKQGYLGSDLSGTGWGLKFDFLIIHESGHEWFANNITNKDIADMWIHESFTAYSESLFLDYYYGKQAASEYMIGTRRNISNDKPIIGKYHVNNEGSGDMYYKGANMLHTLRQLIEDDEKWRKILVGMNKTFYHQTVTTLQIENYLSQNSGIDLSPFFNQYLRTIQIPTLEYRIDDSVLKYRWTHIVEDFDMPLQITINNMEQWLYPNSEWKTLNNEKPISTFNVDEDFYVNTKKL, encoded by the coding sequence ATGAAAAATCGTTTATTCCTTATCTATATTTTTTCATTATTAGCTTTTTTTTCCGCGAAAGCGCAAAGTCTTTTTTCAGATAATGTCACATTCACAAGGCAGGACTCATTACGAGGAAGTATTACACCAGAGCGCGCTTGGTGGGATTTAACGTATTATCATTTAGATATTAAAGTAAATCCAGGCACTAAATTTATTTCAGGAAAAAACACCATACAGTATAAAGTTTTAAAGACGAACCAAATCATACAAATCGATTTGCAAGCCCCTTTAAAAATTACAGAAGTACTTCAAAATGGTAAAAAACTACAAGTAAAAAAGGATGGCAATGCACATTTCATCAGTTTAAAAAAAGAACAAAAAACCGGAAGTATTGAAAGTATAGAGGTGCATTACAAAGGGCATCCAAAAGAAGCCGTTAACGCCCCTTGGGATGGCGGCTTTTCATGGAAAAAGGATAAAAACGGTAACGATTTTGTAGCCACATCCTGCCAAGGTTTAGGTGCGAGCGTTTGGTGGCCCTGCAAAGATCATATGTACGACGAGGTAGACAGCATGCTTATTAGTGTAAATGTCCCAAAAAACCTTATGGATGTTTCTAATGGGCGACTAAGAAAAGTAGAGCAACATGGGAGTTCAAAAACCTATACCTGGTTTGTAAATAACCCCATTAATAATTACGGGGTTAATGTGAATATGGGCGATTATGCACACTTTTCTGAAGTTTATAATGGGTTAAAAGGCCAATTAGATATGGATTATTATGTGCTTAAAGACAATCTTGAAAAAGCAAAAGTTCATTTTAAAGATGCACCCAAAATGATGAAAGCTTTCGAACATTGGTTTGGGCCTTATCCGTTTTACGAAGACGGTTACAAACTTGTTGAAGTCCCTTATTTGGGTATGGAACACCAAAGTTCTGTAACCTATGGAAATCACTACAAACAAGGTTATTTAGGAAGTGACTTATCTGGCACGGGCTGGGGATTAAAATTTGATTTTCTTATCATTCATGAATCAGGTCACGAATGGTTTGCGAATAACATTACGAATAAGGATATTGCTGATATGTGGATACACGAAAGTTTTACCGCATACTCTGAATCGCTATTTTTAGACTATTATTACGGAAAACAAGCGGCTTCGGAATATATGATTGGTACGCGTAGAAATATTTCCAACGACAAACCCATTATTGGCAAATACCATGTAAATAATGAAGGATCTGGCGACATGTACTACAAAGGCGCTAACATGCTTCACACCCTTCGACAACTTATTGAAGACGATGAGAAATGGCGAAAAATCCTCGTTGGAATGAATAAAACCTTCTACCACCAAACGGTAACAACCCTGCAAATTGAAAACTATTTAAGTCAAAATTCTGGCATTGATCTTTCGCCATTCTTTAATCAGTATTTAAGAACCATACAAATCCCTACTTTAGAATACCGTATAGACGACAGCGTCTTAAAATATCGTTGGACCCATATTGTTGAAGACTTTGATATGCCTCTTCAAATTACCATAAATAACATGGAACAGTGGCTATACCCTAATTCGGAATGGAAAACTTTAAACAACGAAAAACCGATTTCGACATTTAATGTAGATGAAGATTTCTACGTAAACACAAAAAAGCTTTAA
- a CDS encoding YdeI/OmpD-associated family protein, protein MNAIQEAYFERDTDWFDWLVKNHNKEKGVYLIFYKLETNIPTMRWEEAVKVALCFGWIDSKVQSLGDGKRRQYFCQRNPKSSWSAINKK, encoded by the coding sequence TTGAATGCGATTCAGGAAGCGTATTTTGAAAGGGATACCGATTGGTTTGATTGGCTTGTTAAAAATCACAACAAAGAAAAAGGGGTCTACTTGATTTTTTACAAACTAGAAACCAACATCCCCACCATGCGTTGGGAAGAGGCTGTAAAAGTAGCCTTATGCTTTGGTTGGATAGACTCCAAAGTACAAAGCTTAGGTGACGGCAAAAGACGTCAATATTTTTGTCAGAGAAACCCTAAAAGCAGCTGGAGTGCTATCAATAAAAAATAA
- a CDS encoding YdeI/OmpD-associated family protein, protein MQESGFKAIEIAKESGACTVMDDVQNGVIPKELQDAFNKNPQAYKNYKNFAKGYQKSYLFYLESAKREATKKKRINKIIELCEANKKMR, encoded by the coding sequence ATGCAGGAATCTGGATTTAAGGCTATTGAAATAGCTAAAGAGTCGGGAGCCTGTACCGTCATGGACGATGTTCAAAACGGCGTTATTCCAAAAGAACTTCAAGACGCATTCAATAAAAATCCACAAGCCTATAAAAATTATAAAAACTTCGCTAAGGGCTACCAAAAATCGTATTTATTTTATCTCGAAAGTGCTAAGCGAGAAGCCACCAAAAAGAAAAGAATAAACAAAATTATAGAACTTTGTGAGGCAAATAAAAAGATGCGTTAG
- a CDS encoding DUF4293 domain-containing protein: MLQRIQTIYLLLAAGVSGGLIFVFNLWETVDGVKVYADDTTYIYFMFLTSALFSITSILRYKNRKSQFMLGRLNIILNFFLLGFFVYLSLNVSGETAVSEKGIGMLLPIVSIVFLALANKAIKKDEDLVKSVDRLR; the protein is encoded by the coding sequence ATGTTACAACGTATACAAACCATATATTTATTACTAGCAGCTGGAGTTTCTGGAGGACTAATTTTTGTCTTTAATTTGTGGGAAACTGTCGATGGGGTAAAAGTTTACGCCGATGACACCACATACATTTACTTTATGTTTTTAACCTCAGCGCTTTTTTCTATAACCTCTATCTTGCGTTACAAAAATAGGAAGTCTCAGTTTATGTTGGGACGCCTTAACATCATATTAAACTTTTTTTTATTAGGATTTTTTGTGTATTTATCTCTAAATGTATCTGGAGAAACGGCGGTTTCTGAGAAAGGTATTGGGATGCTTCTCCCTATTGTTTCTATCGTATTTTTAGCTTTAGCCAATAAGGCCATCAAGAAGGATGAAGATCTTGTAAAATCTGTAGATCGATTGCGATAA
- the rho gene encoding transcription termination factor Rho, translating to MFEISQLKEKKLADLQEIAKKLNVPKFRSLKKLDLVYQILDQQAADPKAVKAAVTPIEPIEPAKNIEETDTKTAKPAARKPRQRVQKIVKNTPQKAEETTAAPTDNKVEAPVSEPVKTETAPKPQKEASKQDNSSKPKKQNDTSGNKQASRNQNNPNQNNQNKNQHRNQKNGNVDKGNKDNRNRYREPDFEFDAIIESEGVLDIMQDGYGFLRSSDYNYLSSPDDIYVSQSQIRLFGLKTGDTVLGHVRPPKEGEKYFPLIKVSKINGQNPNVVRDRVSFEHLTPLFPQEKFNIAEKQSTISTRIMDLFAPIGKGQRGMIVSQPKTGKTMLLKDVANAIAANHPEVYQMILLIDERPEEVTDMQRNVRGEVIASTFDKEAHEHVKIANIVLEKAKRLVECGHDVVILLDSITRLARAYNTVQPASGKILSGGVDANALHKPKRFFGAARNIENGGSLTIIATALTETGSKMDEVIFEEFKGTGNMELQLDRKISNRRIFPAIDLTSSSTRRDDILLDDTTVQRMWVMRKYLADMNPVEAMEFINERFKQTKNNEEFLISMNG from the coding sequence ATGTTTGAAATTTCACAATTAAAAGAAAAAAAGCTAGCTGATTTACAGGAAATTGCTAAGAAATTGAACGTTCCTAAATTTCGTTCATTAAAAAAATTAGATCTTGTATACCAAATATTAGATCAGCAAGCTGCAGACCCTAAAGCGGTTAAAGCAGCTGTAACACCAATAGAACCTATTGAACCAGCTAAAAATATAGAGGAAACGGACACAAAAACGGCAAAGCCAGCTGCTAGAAAACCTAGACAACGTGTTCAGAAAATAGTTAAAAACACCCCTCAAAAAGCAGAAGAAACTACTGCAGCACCAACCGATAATAAAGTGGAAGCTCCCGTTTCAGAACCAGTTAAAACCGAAACGGCTCCAAAACCACAAAAGGAAGCTTCAAAGCAAGACAATAGTTCGAAACCAAAAAAGCAAAACGATACGTCGGGTAATAAACAAGCTTCTAGAAATCAAAATAACCCAAATCAAAACAATCAGAATAAAAATCAACACAGAAACCAAAAAAATGGTAATGTTGATAAAGGCAATAAAGACAACAGAAACCGTTACCGTGAGCCTGATTTCGAATTTGATGCTATCATTGAAAGCGAAGGTGTTTTAGATATCATGCAAGATGGATATGGCTTTTTACGCTCTTCAGATTACAACTATTTATCATCACCAGATGATATTTATGTGTCTCAATCACAAATTAGATTATTTGGTTTAAAGACTGGTGACACCGTTTTAGGTCATGTGCGACCGCCTAAAGAAGGTGAAAAATACTTCCCTTTAATTAAGGTAAGTAAAATTAATGGTCAGAATCCAAATGTCGTTAGAGACCGTGTATCATTTGAACATTTAACGCCACTTTTCCCGCAAGAAAAATTCAATATTGCTGAAAAACAAAGTACCATTTCTACGCGTATTATGGATTTATTTGCACCTATAGGTAAAGGACAACGTGGTATGATTGTTTCGCAACCAAAAACAGGTAAAACCATGCTTTTGAAGGATGTGGCGAATGCCATTGCTGCCAATCATCCTGAGGTGTATCAAATGATTTTATTAATTGATGAACGTCCTGAAGAAGTCACAGATATGCAGCGTAACGTTCGTGGTGAAGTCATTGCTTCTACTTTCGACAAGGAAGCACATGAGCATGTAAAAATTGCGAACATCGTACTAGAAAAGGCAAAACGTTTAGTTGAATGTGGACATGATGTAGTTATTTTATTAGACTCTATCACTCGTTTAGCTCGTGCTTATAACACGGTACAACCAGCATCTGGAAAAATATTAAGTGGTGGTGTTGACGCGAATGCTTTACACAAACCAAAACGTTTCTTTGGTGCTGCTCGTAATATCGAAAATGGTGGTTCTTTAACTATTATCGCTACCGCACTTACCGAAACAGGTTCTAAAATGGATGAGGTTATTTTTGAAGAATTTAAAGGAACTGGTAACATGGAACTTCAATTGGATAGAAAAATTTCTAACCGTAGAATTTTCCCTGCTATCGATTTAACCTCTTCAAGTACGCGTCGCGACGATATTTTATTAGATGACACCACAGTGCAACGTATGTGGGTAATGCGTAAGTATCTTGCCGACATGAATCCTGTTGAAGCCATGGAGTTTATTAACGAACGCTTCAAACAGACTAAAAACAATGAAGAGTTTTTAATTTCTATGAACGGATAA
- a CDS encoding prolyl oligopeptidase family serine peptidase: protein MTNKIRLLFLTLTCTTTMFAQLSSHKKEAVNRVEMQYLLYTPSQNNEQSPLVIFLHGGAESDTDLNVAKAHGIPKRIAEGKDFPFYVFAPLNPNKKGLWDDRTIHKMAMSLADSLPIDKKRIYLAGLSRGGDGIWRMAVNNPKTYAAMISVCAADIPMIYLKWAKNLPVWFFHGEKDTVVPVEQTKEAYNTLKKLNQNTKLTLYPNATHDSWTETYNNEAVYSWLLKQHL from the coding sequence ATGACCAATAAAATACGCTTACTATTCTTAACCTTAACGTGCACAACGACCATGTTCGCTCAATTATCTTCTCATAAAAAAGAAGCGGTTAACCGAGTAGAAATGCAATATTTACTATACACACCTTCACAAAATAACGAGCAGTCCCCACTTGTTATTTTTTTACATGGTGGTGCAGAAAGTGATACAGATTTAAATGTCGCCAAAGCTCACGGCATACCAAAACGTATTGCAGAGGGTAAAGATTTTCCTTTTTATGTTTTTGCTCCACTTAACCCCAATAAAAAAGGTCTTTGGGACGATCGAACGATTCATAAGATGGCTATGAGTTTAGCAGACTCGCTACCTATTGACAAAAAACGCATCTATCTCGCTGGACTTAGTCGTGGTGGTGATGGCATATGGCGTATGGCTGTGAACAACCCTAAAACCTATGCTGCGATGATTTCGGTGTGTGCGGCAGATATTCCAATGATTTATTTAAAATGGGCTAAAAACCTTCCAGTATGGTTTTTTCATGGCGAAAAAGATACTGTTGTTCCCGTAGAACAAACCAAAGAAGCCTATAATACCTTAAAAAAACTAAACCAAAATACTAAACTAACTTTGTACCCAAATGCGACTCACGATAGTTGGACCGAAACTTACAATAATGAAGCGGTGTACTCTTGGCTACTAAAACAGCATTTATAA
- a CDS encoding IS256 family transposase produces the protein MNSDLEKQLDALIGKISNKEDFDQVKEQLLKRGIESLLKAEMTAHLGFQKGGSVIENNQRNGFSEKTIKTHNGEQRIKIPRDRQASFEPVIVPKHQSISQELEDCIQLLYAKGMSNSDIIDFIESTYGVQYSTSQVSIITNQLLEDIKQWQNRPLEDVYPIVWIDAIHYKIRQEGKVISKACMIVLGVNTEGQQDILSMSIVETEKAAAWMSILDDLRSRGVKDIFFLCSDNLSGLDKAVEAIFPGSIRQICIVHQIRNSLKYVSYKDRKSIMVDIKAIYQADNEKFALEAFEVFKQNWEDKYLSAVQSWENNWDNLTAFLNYPKEIRKLIYTTNIIESFNASLRKYTRNKKVFPHDDAALKSIYLAAQSISKKWKKTRFKWGQIYNQLYICFPNRL, from the coding sequence ATGAACTCAGACTTAGAAAAACAATTAGACGCCTTGATCGGCAAAATCAGCAACAAGGAGGACTTTGACCAGGTCAAGGAACAGTTGCTTAAACGTGGTATTGAATCACTTTTAAAAGCAGAAATGACTGCCCACTTAGGGTTTCAAAAAGGAGGTTCTGTAATTGAGAACAACCAGCGCAATGGTTTCTCAGAGAAAACTATCAAGACTCATAACGGCGAACAACGCATCAAAATCCCCAGAGATCGTCAAGCGAGCTTTGAGCCTGTTATTGTCCCCAAACATCAATCGATTAGTCAAGAATTAGAAGATTGTATTCAACTGCTTTACGCCAAAGGTATGAGCAATAGCGATATTATTGATTTTATTGAAAGTACCTATGGAGTGCAGTATTCCACATCACAGGTATCCATTATCACCAATCAATTATTGGAAGACATCAAACAATGGCAGAATAGACCTTTAGAAGACGTATATCCCATTGTCTGGATAGATGCTATTCATTATAAAATACGTCAAGAAGGCAAGGTAATATCTAAAGCCTGTATGATAGTTTTAGGGGTGAATACCGAAGGGCAACAAGATATTTTGAGCATGAGTATTGTGGAGACAGAAAAGGCAGCTGCTTGGATGTCCATTTTAGACGATCTGCGCTCTAGAGGCGTAAAAGATATCTTCTTTCTGTGTTCGGATAACCTCTCTGGATTAGATAAAGCTGTAGAAGCTATTTTTCCAGGTAGTATACGTCAAATATGTATCGTACATCAAATTAGAAACTCTTTAAAATATGTGAGCTATAAGGACCGTAAATCAATAATGGTCGATATTAAAGCTATTTATCAAGCCGATAATGAGAAATTCGCTTTAGAGGCTTTCGAAGTCTTTAAACAAAATTGGGAAGATAAATACCTCTCTGCCGTACAGTCTTGGGAAAACAATTGGGATAATTTGACCGCGTTTTTAAACTACCCAAAAGAGATTAGAAAACTTATATATACTACCAATATCATTGAGAGTTTTAATGCCAGTTTAAGAAAATATACACGCAACAAAAAAGTCTTTCCTCATGATGATGCAGCACTGAAATCCATATATTTAGCAGCTCAAAGCATCAGCAAAAAATGGAAGAAAACACGATTTAAATGGGGCCAAATTTACAATCAATTGTATATTTGTTTTCCAAACAGGTTATAA
- a CDS encoding ISAon1 family transposase: MGFFYGVNGKKLQRQYKDHLSDFKSWDQKAHAKDWLLYPENLGSYLSLDETAFCNGELYTILTNKDAKGKKGSIVAIVKGTKAETVIKILHEIPLKQRNKVKEVTLDMAGNMGLIVKKSFPNACLVIDRFHVQKLALDALQEIRIKHRWEAIDFENDAIEDARSKSLKYTPEILPNGDTLKQLLARGRYLLYKPSNKWTENQAKRSVILFKHYPDIEKAYKLCQNLSWIFNNTQDKTSALTRLAKWDEKVRQAAFKSFNTISRTMSVHYQNILNYFDNRSTNASAEAFNAKIKAFRAQFIGVREFIQNFVFLKNNFKIHRLK; the protein is encoded by the coding sequence ATTGGATTTTTCTACGGTGTTAACGGCAAGAAACTGCAACGCCAGTACAAAGATCACTTAAGTGATTTTAAATCTTGGGATCAAAAAGCCCATGCAAAAGATTGGCTATTGTACCCTGAGAATCTAGGAAGCTACCTATCGCTTGACGAAACCGCTTTTTGCAATGGCGAACTCTACACCATCTTAACCAATAAAGATGCCAAAGGAAAGAAAGGCTCTATAGTAGCTATAGTTAAAGGAACTAAAGCTGAAACAGTGATAAAAATACTTCATGAAATTCCTTTAAAACAAAGAAATAAAGTTAAAGAAGTGACTCTGGATATGGCAGGAAACATGGGACTCATTGTTAAAAAATCATTCCCCAATGCCTGCTTAGTTATAGACCGTTTTCATGTGCAGAAATTAGCATTGGACGCTTTGCAAGAAATAAGAATAAAACACAGGTGGGAAGCCATCGATTTTGAAAATGATGCCATAGAAGACGCTAGAAGTAAATCTTTAAAATACACACCTGAAATACTTCCAAACGGAGATACATTAAAACAACTACTGGCAAGAGGAAGATATTTACTCTATAAGCCAAGCAACAAGTGGACTGAAAACCAAGCTAAAAGATCAGTGATACTATTTAAACACTATCCTGATATAGAAAAAGCATACAAACTATGCCAGAACTTATCTTGGATTTTTAACAATACTCAGGATAAAACTTCCGCACTAACACGATTAGCTAAATGGGATGAAAAAGTTAGACAAGCAGCCTTTAAAAGCTTTAATACTATATCCAGAACCATGTCTGTTCACTATCAAAACATTCTAAACTATTTTGATAATAGAAGTACCAACGCTTCAGCAGAAGCTTTCAATGCTAAAATTAAGGCTTTTAGAGCACAGTTCATAGGCGTAAGAGAGTTTATCCAAAATTTTGTGTTTTTGAAAAATAATTTCAAAATTCATAGGTTAAAATAA
- a CDS encoding ISAon1 family transposase N-terminal region protein: protein MSSDSLLAIANLLLPEILMKYFDLDKHEIKGEALHFYFTELNTIPEEFNGTKLHSKGFFSEATVQDFPIRGKNVYLHIKRRRWLNKQTNEVVHRDWNLVAQGTRMTAEFADFLKEISPY, encoded by the coding sequence ATGTCATCAGATTCATTATTAGCCATAGCCAATTTATTACTTCCAGAAATACTTATGAAGTATTTTGATTTGGACAAGCACGAAATTAAAGGAGAAGCACTACATTTTTATTTTACAGAACTAAACACGATTCCCGAAGAATTTAATGGAACTAAACTTCATTCCAAAGGCTTCTTTTCTGAGGCTACCGTTCAAGACTTCCCTATACGAGGTAAAAATGTTTACCTTCATATAAAACGCCGCAGATGGCTGAATAAGCAAACCAATGAAGTGGTTCATAGAGATTGGAATTTAGTAGCACAGGGAACACGGATGACCGCCGAGTTTGCTGATTTTTTAAAAGAAATTAGTCCATACTAA
- the rpsT gene encoding 30S ribosomal protein S20, translating to MANHKSALKRIRSNEAKRLTNKYHHKTTRNAIKKLRELSDKNEAETLYPSVVSMLDKLAKKNIIHANKAANLKSGLAKHVAAL from the coding sequence ATGGCAAATCATAAGTCAGCATTAAAAAGAATAAGAAGTAACGAAGCTAAGCGCTTAACTAACAAGTATCATCATAAGACAACTCGTAATGCTATCAAAAAATTACGTGAGTTAAGTGATAAGAATGAGGCTGAGACTTTATATCCTTCTGTAGTTTCTATGCTAGATAAATTAGCAAAGAAAAACATTATACATGCTAACAAAGCTGCTAACCTTAAATCTGGTTTAGCAAAGCACGTTGCAGCTCTATAA
- the proS gene encoding proline--tRNA ligase: protein MGKKLTSRAEDYSKWYNELVVKADLAENSAVRGCMVIKPYGYAIWEKMQAELDKMFKETGHQNAYFPLFVPKSLFEAEEKNAEGFAKECAVVTHYRLQNDPDKPGKLRVDPEARLEEELVVRPTSEAIIWNTFRGWVQSYRDLPLLINQWANVVRWEMRTRLFLRTAEFLWQEGHTAHETKKEALDEAALMNNVYATFAEKFMAIPVIQGLKTESERFAGADETYCIEALMQDGKALQAGTSHFLGQNFAKAFDVKFANKEGKQDYVWATSWGVSTRLMGALIMTHSDDNGLVLPPSLAPNQVVIVPIYKSEEDLNNITEVANSILTDLRAKNITVKYDNRDTHRPGAKFAQHELQGVPIRIAIGPKDLANGTVEIARRDTLTKEVVNLNVLAEKIESLLKEIQDALFNKALDFRNSHITEVDTFEDFKTVLETKTGFISAHWDGTTETEDKIKELTKATIRCVPLDAKEETGVCVYSGKPSARRVLFAKAY, encoded by the coding sequence ATGGGTAAAAAACTTACTAGTAGAGCAGAAGATTATTCGAAATGGTATAACGAATTGGTTGTCAAGGCTGACTTAGCAGAGAACTCTGCAGTTAGAGGATGTATGGTTATCAAACCTTACGGTTATGCAATATGGGAAAAAATGCAAGCAGAATTGGATAAAATGTTTAAGGAAACAGGACATCAAAATGCTTATTTTCCGTTGTTTGTCCCTAAGAGCTTATTTGAAGCAGAAGAAAAAAACGCTGAAGGTTTTGCTAAGGAATGTGCTGTTGTAACCCATTATAGATTACAAAATGACCCAGATAAGCCAGGTAAATTACGCGTAGACCCAGAAGCTAGGCTAGAAGAGGAGCTTGTTGTTAGGCCTACAAGTGAAGCCATAATATGGAATACCTTTAGGGGTTGGGTACAATCGTATAGAGATTTACCTTTATTAATTAACCAATGGGCTAACGTGGTGCGTTGGGAAATGCGAACCCGTTTATTTTTACGTACCGCAGAGTTTTTATGGCAAGAAGGACATACGGCTCACGAAACTAAAAAGGAAGCTTTAGATGAAGCGGCTCTAATGAATAATGTATACGCCACTTTTGCCGAGAAATTTATGGCCATTCCAGTAATTCAAGGTTTGAAAACGGAAAGTGAGCGTTTTGCCGGGGCTGATGAAACCTATTGTATTGAAGCATTAATGCAAGATGGAAAAGCGTTGCAGGCAGGAACGTCACATTTCTTAGGACAGAATTTCGCAAAGGCCTTCGATGTGAAGTTTGCCAATAAAGAAGGGAAGCAAGATTATGTGTGGGCCACATCATGGGGTGTTTCAACTCGATTAATGGGGGCCTTGATCATGACACATAGTGATGATAACGGGTTAGTGTTACCACCAAGTTTAGCGCCAAACCAAGTGGTTATTGTTCCCATATATAAGAGTGAGGAAGATTTAAACAATATCACAGAAGTCGCTAACAGTATTTTAACCGACTTAAGAGCTAAAAATATTACGGTTAAGTATGACAACAGAGATACGCATAGACCGGGAGCAAAATTTGCTCAACATGAGTTGCAAGGCGTACCTATTAGAATTGCTATTGGACCAAAAGATTTAGCCAATGGCACTGTTGAGATTGCCCGTCGTGATACTTTAACTAAGGAGGTTGTTAATCTGAATGTTTTAGCTGAAAAAATAGAAAGCTTATTAAAAGAGATTCAAGATGCTTTATTTAATAAAGCTTTAGATTTTAGAAATAGTCATATCACGGAGGTTGATACATTCGAAGACTTTAAAACTGTTTTAGAAACGAAAACAGGTTTTATTTCGGCACATTGGGATGGAACTACCGAAACAGAGGATAAAATAAAAGAATTAACTAAGGCAACAATTAGGTGTGTTCCTTTAGATGCTAAGGAAGAAACTGGAGTTTGTGTTTATTCCGGTAAACCTTCGGCACGTCGCGTGTTATTTGCAAAAGCTTATTAA